From Solea senegalensis isolate Sse05_10M linkage group LG19, IFAPA_SoseM_1, whole genome shotgun sequence, the proteins below share one genomic window:
- the map3k3 gene encoding mitogen-activated protein kinase kinase kinase 3 has protein sequence MNERQALHSIMKDLVALQMTRRQPVLSYDNSKPKTLAQTKRQDDVRIKFEFSGERRILVFGRPVQFEEIQQKVKTVFGQQLDLHYMNNELSISLRGQDDLDKAIDLLDRSSNMKSIRILLLTQEHGNASSPSHHVVCKQVRIKSSQSTGDMSTVYQSTEPRGRHLSTGSQNTGRSSPPPGYVPERQQRIARQGSYTSINSEGEFIPETTDQCVLDPWSSAENSVSGSCQSLDSNTDSPSLRRSRMHRAKSYTDNRQEGSDRENNVYDRVAGKGGTYPRRYHVSLHHKDHSEGRRTFPRIRRPQGNLFTLVPSRRSLNGSEESVGSWQLVDTQGRLRPQDRSVAHKSPSAPVTWRRGKLLGQGAFGRVYLCYDVDTGRELAAKQVQFDPESPETSKEVSALECEIQLLKNLHHERIVQYYGCLRDHNEKTLTIFMEYMPGGSVKDQLKAYGALTENVTRKYTRQILDGMSYLHSNMIVHRDIKGANILRDSVGNVKLGDFGASKRLQTICMSGTGIRSVTGTPYWMSPEVISGEGYGRKADVWSLGCTVVEMLTEKPPWAEYEAMAAIFKIATQPTNPLLPSHTSDQARDFIRCIFVEAKHRPSAEELLRHPFSQILC, from the exons ATGA ACGAGAGGCAGGCTCTCCACTCGATAATGAAGGACCTGGTTGCCCTCCAGATGACACGGCGCCAGCCTGTTTTGTCTTATGACAACAGCAAACCCAAGACACTGGCTCAGACCAAGAGACAG GATGATGTCAGGATAAAGTTTGAGTTCTCAGGAGAACGAAG GATCCTGGTGTTTGGACGGCCGGTGCAGTTTGAGGAAATCCAGCAGAAAGTTAAGACTGTGTTTGGGCAGCAGTTGGACCTGCATTATATGAATAATGAG TTGTCCATCTCTCTGCGAGGTCAGGACGACCTGGACAAGGCGATCGACCTGCTGGACCGGAGCTCTAACATGAAGAGCATTAGGATCCTGCTGCTCACACAGGAGCATGGCAAT GCGTCCTCCCCCTCACATCATGTGGTGTGTAAGCAGGTGAGGATTAAGTCCTCACAGTCTACTGGAGACATGAGCACAGTATACCAATCCACTGAACCCAGAGGGCGCCACCTATCAACGG GTTCTCAGAACACGGGGCGTAGCTCACCACCACCTGGCTATGTGCCTGAGCGCCAGCAGAGGATCGCCCGCCAAGGTTCATACACCAGCATAAACAGTGAGGGAGAGTTCATCCCTGAGACCACCGATCAGTGT GTGCTGGATCCATGGAGCAGTGCAGAGAACTCTGTCTCTGGTAGCTGTCAGTCTCTGGACAGCAACACAGACAG CCCCTCACTGAGGAGGTCTCGCATGCACAGAGCCAAAAGTTACACCGATAATCGTCAGGAGGGCTCCG ACAGGGAGAATAATGTGTATGACAGGGTAGCTGGAAAGGGAGGCACCTATCCTCGTAGGTACCATGTCTCCCTCCATCATAAGGACCACAGTGAAG GTCGTCGAACATTTCCACGCATCCGTCGCCCCCAGGGAAACCTCTTCACTCTTGTGCCTTCACGCCGGTCACTCAATGGCAGTGAGGAGAGTGTGGGCAGCTGGCAGCTCGTGGATACTCAGGGCAGACTACGTCCTCAGGATCGCTCTGTTGCccataagt cacCCAGTGCTCCAGTGACATGGCGGCGTGGTAAACTCCTGGGTCAGGGGGCGTTTGGACGGGTTTACCTGTGTTACGATGTGGATACTGGGAGAGAGTTGGCTGCTAAGCAGGTCCAGTTTGATCCTGAAAGTCCAGAGACCAGCAAG GAAGTCAGTGCTTTGGAGTGTGAAATCCAGTTGCTAAAAAACCTGCATCACGAGCGCATCGTTCAGTACTATGGCTGCCTGAGGGATCACAATGAGAAGACACTCACTATTTTCATGGAGTATATGCCTGGG GGTTCAGTCAAAGACCAGCTGAAGGCCTATGGGGCCCTGACGGAAAACGTGACCCGGAAGTACACAAGACAGATCCTTGATGGCATGTCGTATTTGCACAGCAACATGATCGTACACAGAGACATCAAAG GTGCCAACATCTTACGGGATTCAGTGGGCAACGTGAAGCTTGGAGATTTCGGTGCCAGTAAGAGGCTTCAGACCATCTGCATGTCTGGCACTGGTATCCGCTCAGTGACCGGCACCCCCTACTGGATGAGCCCAGAGGTGATCAGTGGAGAAGGCTACGGCAGGAAAGCTGATGTCTG GAGCCTTGGGTGCACAGTGGTGGAGATGTTGACAGAAAAACCCCCATGGGCTGAATATGAGGCCATGGCAGCCATTTTCAAGATCGCCACCCAGCCCACCAACCCTCTGCTCCCCTCACACACCTCCGACCAGGCACGGGACTTTATCCGCTGCATCTTTGTGGAGGCCAAACACAGGCCAAGTGCCGAGGAGCTGCTCAGACATCCCTTCTCCCAGATCCTGTGCTGA